The Anabaena sp. PCC 7108 region CCTCACCCTGTTGTGTAAGTTCTTGAAACAGAGGATTGCTCTCTAACTCCCAAGTTTGTCCCCGCACCGAAACCACACCAGGACTTAAAAATTCATGCTCAATTATGGCTTGGGCTTCGGTAGTTTGAGCGCGGTAAATGAGACAACGACCAGCTTCGAGATGTTGACCTAATTCTTGTGCAGCCACTTCGAGAACAGAGTGGGGATCAAGCGATCGCCTAATCGCCGTACTAATCGAGTTGATCAAGCGTTCTTTTCGTGCTTGTAGCGCTATAGAACGGTAGGCTTTGTGCAGTTTGTACTGACTAGCTTGCAGGTAAGTCACCAAGCGCTGTACAAACGGGTCAGTATCGATATCACAAGCATATTCGTTCAATGGCTCTGCGCCTGATATCTTGATTGACTCTCCAATCCCGAACCTCTGTCGTGCTTCCTCAATTTTGTCTACCAAATCAGGTCTGTAAACCAGAATTCTGTCCAATAACAATTCTGCGGCTTTGAGGCTCACTCCCCGCTCTGATGTCCAAATCCCCTCAAATCTTCTCGCTGTATCGATATCTAATCCAGGGGTAATTTCTGGTAACTGCTGATTTTTGGTAATAGAACCTAGACTTTCTCGGCACACTAAGCAGGTAGCATAGTTGTCCGCAATGACCACCAAATGCCACTCTTGACTTAAACCGTCATCTGGCTCAAAAGCTACTTTTTCATAGTGTTCCGAATTATGGGCGAACTCCGTTTCTGGTGCAGATAATACGTATATTTGATTACTTCGTTGAGACAGTCGTTGATAGCGATGAGCTTCTTGGCGGTAAAATCGCTCTCGTTGGAAACTAGCAATAATCAGGGGCTGGCTCAAGGTAGCAGCCAAAACCTGATCTTCCATTGCATGGGAGAGCGCCGTTAGTGAAGCCTTGAAATATAACTGGGTCCGCAGGTAGGGTAGTGACTGTAGCAAATCACTCAGCACGGAAGTCGAAATGCTCATGAATATCGTTAAACGCCCAATCTAGACAAGATCCACGTCACAAATGCATTGTACAATTTAAAACTGGTCAATTGTTAGTTGTCAGTTGTCATTAAACACATCTTAACCATTATCCGTAAAAAGAAAATTTATCTCTTTTTTTAACTTCAATACAGCTTTGGTCGCAACTAAAGCCAAAATACCATAGCAGGGGCTAATGTATGAGGTTTCCTAAAATTTGCTCACAAGTTTTGCATTTTTACAATTGAGATCCTCATTTTAGATTAGCTTAAAAAGCTTGTTCTTATTGATTAGTTTGTAAATATAGTAATCTAGTTTTTTACAAGTCTGCTAAAAATATTAAATTTTATTTAAAATTCAAAAAATCGTCTTTATATAAGCTATGTAACTATACATAACTATATGTTAATCAGAATTAAGATATAGTTATGAGATACATTTTCTCCCTTGCCAGGTTTTTAAACCCATCATCTTTAATGATATAATTTCCCTATCAGTACTCAAGCCTTTTAATATTATTTTCAATATTTAAAGGCTTGAATGTTGATGATCATTTTACAAACATATAAAATCGATTAAAAGGAAACTATTAATCATGAGACCAAATCCAATTCCCCCACAACCAGGTCAAGAATCAGTTTGGGACTATCCCCGTCCTGCGATTTTAGAAGATACCGACAAACACCTGAAAGTGATTTGTAATGATATTGTTTTAGCAGAAACTACCAGAGGAAAAAGAGTCTTAGAAACCAGTCATCCTCCTACTTATTACTTCCCTCCAGAAGACATCAAACTAGAATATTTAATTGAAACACCAAAGAAAAATTTGTGTGAGTGGAAAGGTGCATATCAATATTATGATATCAAGATTGGTGATAAACTGCTAAAATATGCTGCTTGGCGATATTTTGCACCAACTCCAAATTTTCTTCCCATGCAAGAATATTATGGTTTTATTGCGGCTTTAATGGATGCTTGTTATGTCAATGATGAGCTAGTAAAACCCCAATCTGGTGATTTTTATGGCGGTTGGATCACGGCGGATATTGTCGGACCCTTTAAAGGTGAACCAGGTACTTGGGGATGGTAAATAATGAAGATTGTAGTTATCAAAATTGATAGTTTGATAATTCAGGAACATCATTTAGAAATTATTTATAGTGCAGATAAATTCAAATTTTCAACCAAGATTTTCTATCATGGTGTTTCTTTTTCTGGGTTGATGAAAAAATATTCTCAAGCCTTTATCCAGGGTATAGTTGCTCATATTGCCTTATTTGAAGGTATGAAACTATGTTCTCTATTTCCTGAATACTATGATATTTCTGTCATTGCTGAATATTTAGAACATCCGGTTTTAGATTTATTTGTGACAATATATCAAGGAGTATTTGGACAACATTGGTATGAAAATAATATTACCAATTATCAACAACCAGAAATTATTTATTCCCAGAAATTAGGAATAAGTCAAACTACAAATATTTTAGGAGATAATCAAACGATTCTCGCTGGTTGTGGTGGTGGCAAAGATAGTATTGTCGCTATGAAAATGTTAGAAGAAGCAGGTATACCCTTTGCTTCTATGCAGTATTCCCATAGTGTTTACGGAAAAGCCGATTTTCAGCATGAGTTAATTTCCCAAGTGTTAGAAAGTGTACAACCACTTCAGAAACATCAAATATCCATTTTTGATGATTTTACAGAGTTTCCATTTCTGAAATTATATTTTCCTGAAAATTCCGGTATTACTGCACCAGAAACACCAGTTTCTATTTTTGAATCTTTAATTTTAATGTTAGATAAAGGATATAATTATCTTTGTTTAGCACATGAAAAAAGTGCCAATACTGGTAATTTATTCTGGGATGATATAGATAAAGAAGTTAATCATCAATGGGGTAAAGGTTTAGCAGCAGAACAGATTTTAGACCAATTTATTCAGGAAAATCTGTTAACTAATTTTAAATATTTCAGCCTTTTACAACCTATTTACGATTTTCGCATTTTCCAAAACTTTAGTAAATACCCGGAATTTATTCCTAAAATTCATTCTTGCAATGTGCAAAAACCTTGGTGTAAGAAATGTCCTAAATGTGCTTATGTTTGGTTAGGTATGATGGCATTTTCTCAGCAAAGTATTGTTGATAAAGTTTTTAAAAACAACCTATTTGATGATGTAGACTTACTTCCTACATTCCGAGAAATGGTAGGTTTGGGTGAACATACACCATTTGAATGTATCGGAGAAATTGAAGAAAGTTGGTTATTTATGAAAAGATGTTTAGAAAAAGGTTCAACAGGTACAGCGTTAGATATGTTTGCTGAAGAAATTTTAGCAGATACGAGGATTGATTGGCAGAAAATAGAAGAGAAATATAATTATGTTTATACAACAGAACACGCTATACCTGATTGGATATTTGAACAGATTAAAGAACAGTTGTAAAAACTAACTACCCGAATTAAGGACGCAAGAAGATTATAGTATTAATGATACCGTTCAGTTGAGTGAGGAAGATGTGAGAATTTTGATTGAACAAAGCAAAAAATTTATTGAAATTGCAGAGAAATTTTTACTAATCTAAAAAATCTGAAAAAATCATAATTGTTGAGATTTTAACCATTCACTGACAACTTTTTCCACTGGTTGAGATTGATTATCTACTTGATAATTTATCTTTTGTATGTCAGTTGTAGAAATTTTCCCTCCTAATTGATTAATAGTATCTATGATTTCTGGATATTTTTGCAGTATTTCTTGATTAAAAATAGGTACAGCTTGATAGGGAGGAAAGTATTTTTTATCATCTTTTAAAATCACTAATTTTAAAAATGGAATTAAACCATCTGTAGAATTAGCTGCGATGATATCTACTTTCTTTTCTACCAAAGATTTATACATTAATCCTAATTCCATCTGTTGAGGAGGTTTGGTAAAATTGAAGTTGTATGTTTTTGCTAACCCTGGATAACCATCTTCTCTAACAATAAATTCATAACCAAATCCGGCTTGCATTTGTGAAGTATATTTAGCAATATCAGAAAGGGTTTTAACCTGCCATTTTTTCGCATCTTCACCACGAATAGTTAAAGCATAAGTATTTTCAAACCCTAAAGGTTTCATCACTGCTAATTTTAATTCTTGATCATAGTATTCCTTCACTTTTTCATAAACAATTTCAGGATTATTAATCGGTTTTTCTTTTAAAATTGCTGTAAATGCAGTTCCTGTATATTCTACATAACCGGCAATTTTTCCTGCTTTTACCGCTTCATGAGCAATAAATGTACCTCCTAAATTAAACCGACGATCTACTTTTAATTTAGTATGATTTTCTATTTGTTGTGCTAATAATTCACCTAAAATTACTTGTTCAGTAAAATTTTTTGAGCCAATAGAAATTGTTGCTGGGGTTTGTTGATAGTTAAATGTAATTAATCCGACTATAATTAAACCGATTATTCCTAAAATAATACCTATATTTCGATTAAACTTACCTTTATTTGCTGTTTGTTTAGTCAGGGTTTTTTCTAAAAATCCTAAACCAAAATCTGCACTCAAAGCAATAAAAGCTGCTGGTACTGCACCTGCTAAAATCAATTCATTATTAACTGTAGAAATCCCACGAAAAATAAATATTCCTAAACCTCCACCACCAATAGCAGCAGCAATTGTGGCGATTCCTACTGATATAACTGTTGCTACTCTCACGCCTGCCAAAATAACTGGTAAAGCCAGAGGAATTTCGACTTGTAATAATAATTGTTGGTCTGTCATTCCCATTCCTACTCCGGCTTCTTTAATAGCAGGATTAATACTATTAATGCCAATGCAAGTATTACGAATTATGGGTAATAAAGCGTAAAGAGTCAGGGCAAATATAGCGGGAGTTTTGCCAATTCCTCCCAGGAAAGGGACAGAAATTAAAAACCCAAATATGGCTAAACTGGGGATAGTTTGAACAGCGTTTGCTAAACCAAGAATAGGAGAAGCTAATTTGGGTTGACGAGTGATAAAAATGCCCACAGGAAGCCCGATAGAAATGGCTATTGTCATAGCTATAGCTACTAATATTAAATGTTCTCCACTGCGGAGAATAATTTCAGGTGCGTATTGAAATAAAAACATATTTTTTTTGATTTTAATTTAAATTGATTTTAATTATTGTGTTCCCAATTATTTGCAGTATTTAAACAAGCAAGAAAAGCTTGTGCTTCTGGATGTTGAGATTGGATAAATTCTTTTCTAGTTCCTAATACGACTAAATTTCCTTCATACATTAAACCAATTCTAGATGCTAAAAAGAAAGCCTCTTGAATATCATGGGTGACAAATATCACTGTTTTTCCTAGTTGTTGTTGTAAATATCGAAATTGTTGTTGTAATTCTAAACGAGTGATAGGATCAAGTGCGCCAAAAGGTTCATCCATTAATAATATAGGTGGATCTGCGGCTAAAGCCCTAGCAACTCCCACTCGTTGACGCTGGCCTCCTGATAATTGATGAGGATAACGTTGAGCAAATTTTTCTGGTTCTAACCCAACTAAATTTAACATTTCGTAGACTCTATTCTGAATTTTCTGTGGTGGCCATTTTTCTAAAGATGGTACAATACCAATATTTTCAGCAATGGTAAAATGAGGAAATAAACCTGTTTCTTGGATGACGTAACCTATCCGCCTTCTCAGTTTAATAGCATCCCATTTAGTTGTAGGGTGATCGCTGACTAAAACTTCTCCTTTTGTGGGTAAAAGTAAATGATTGATTAATTTTAAAGTTGTAGTTTTACCGCTACCACTACGCCCTAATAAAATTAATGCTTCCCCTTGATAAATGTTTAGATTTAAGTTATGTAATAGGGGACGATGATTGATTTCAAAACTGACGTTACGAAATTCTACTGTAATTTTCGATGTTGTAGACATAATTATCTAGTTAAATAAAATTAAGCTCGAACATGAATCAATACTAGTCGGTTAAGCTCAAAAAATAAAATTACGTAGGTTGGTTTCTGGAACGTATCCCTACAGGACACTGCGTGAACGCGTAGCGTAGGCATAACCCAATTAGGCATAACCCAATATTGATAAACATTTGTTGGGTTTGGCTGCCACTTAACCCAAACTACAAAAACTACAAAAACTAAATTTTGAATTTTTTACCTGCAATCTGCTGCATTCAGCATATAACGCTTTTTGGGGTGGCTATTTTTTATGCACCTCTTTCTACTTTTCTCAGATTTTATGTCTGAGTAAGTATTCTCTACCTCTAGCACCTCTCAATGTTTAGCAAGGAATAAACTCTTGAAAAACAGGCAATTTTCACCCTTGACTTCTAATTAATAAGGTATACATTTATAGAAATTCATGCTTGTAGATTTAATTACTTTTCCTTTTTTAACCGTATCAATTTGAGTAAATTTACACCTATATAGGTAATTTTGGCTAATGACACCGGATACATTGATAACTCCAGAAACAATTGTCATAGATGGTAGAACTTTTACTCCCGCAGACCAAAAAGAGATTTCAGAATGGCCTTGTGTTGTCAGTCAAAGACCACAACCAACCATCACAGTTAAAGATGATGATTTATTCCTAGTGACAGACACCATAGGGAATATCTCCGGTTGTTACCTTTATGGTAGTACTCCCAGCATGGGAATGTTTTGCCGTGATACCCGATTTTTGAGTCGTTTGGAGTTACAAATTGAAGGGCGATCGCCTATATTACTGAGTAGCAACGCTGACAAAGGATTTGCCCTCTCGGTTTTATGTACTAATCCTGATTTAGAGAATCGTTTTAAAGCTGATACTGTGGGTCTTCGTCGGGAAATTGTTCTCAATGGCGCATTATTTGAAGAAATAGAAGTTGCTAATTACAACACTACCAGCGTTAGTTTTGAACTCAGTCTTAGTTTTGATGCTGATTTTGTGGATTTATTTGAAGTCAGAGGTCATCACAGACAAAAACAGGGAAGACTTTTACACCTAAATGAACCAATATCTGATGGTATTGTAGCTTCATTAACTCAAACCCAAGCCCATAAAGAAGAATCTCTCACACTTGCATATCAGGGTTTAGACGGTTCGATTATGGAGTCTCTGATTCAATTTCAGCATCTGCAACCAAATCATTTCCACGGTTATACAGCAGTTTGGCGGCTAGAATTGGCGGCTCATGAAACTCAAAAGCTAGGTTATCGGTTGAATATGTTCACCGACAAGCAACCTAGTTCTACTATCAGTCCTGCGGCTACTTTAGCACAAGCAAAAGCCGCCGAATTAATGGAAGAGCAAAATTGGTTACACCAAATTACCCGGATTAGCTCAGATAAAAGTATTTTTAATCGCGTGATTTCACGGGCTGAACAAGATATATATTTGTTACTTCAGTCTTTTGGCAAGCATAAAACTGTTTCGGCTGGAGTCCCTTGGTTTTCGACTTTGTTCGGACGGGATTCCATTATTACCGCTTCCCAAACCTTGATGTTAAACTCCCAAATTGCCAAAGAAACGCTGATACTATTGGCAAAATATCAAGGGAAAATCGAAGATGATTGGCGAGAAGAAGAACCAGGCAAAATTTTACATGAACTACGGTTAGGGGAAATGGCACGATGTCAAGAAATTCCCCATACACCCTACTACGGTACAGTTGATGCCACTCCTCTATGGTTAATGTTGTATGCTGAATACTACAGTTGGACTCATGACCAAGAAACCCTGGAAGCACTGTGGCCTAATGCCTTAGCAGCTATGGATTGGATTGATAAACAACTGCAAGAAACCGGCTATCTCAGTTATAATCGCAAATCTAAAGGTGGTTTGGTTAACCAAGGTTGGAAAGATTCTGGTGATTGTATTGTCAATCGGAAAGGGGAATTAGCTACTGGTTCAATTGCTTTGTGTGAAGTGCAAGCCTATGTCTATGCAGCAAAAAACCGCCTCGCAGAAATTGCTAAAATCCAACAACGCCCAGATTTAGCGGAACTTTGGCAAATAGAAGCGAGAAAACTGCGGGCTAAGTTTAATCAAGATTTTTGGTTAGAAGATGAAGATTTTTGTGCTTTAGCATTAGATGGAGAGGGTAAACCAGTTGATAGTATTACCTCTAATCCTGGCCATTGTTTGAATTTGGGGATATTTACCGCTGCCAAAGCCTATAGTGTGGCGGAAAGGTTGCGAGCGGGTGATATGTTTAATGGTTGGGGGATTAGAACTTTAAGTAGTTTGTCACCAGCTTATAATCCTATGGGTTATCATACTGGTTCTGTTTGGCCTCATGATAATTCTATGATTGCAATGGGATTGCGATCGCTCGGTTTGATTGATCAAGCTTTGGAATTATTTCAAGGTTTGTTTAATATGACCAGTTACCAGTCTTATCAACGCCCTCCAGAACTGTTTTGCGGGTATGAAATGAATGGTGATAATGCACCTGTGCAGTATCCTGTGGCTTGTACTCCCCAAGCTTGGGCTACAGGGAGTATTTTTCAACTACTACAAATGATGGTGAATTTAGTTCCAGACGCGCAAAATAATTGTTTGCGAATTATTGACCCTGCTTTACCAGAATCAATTAATCGCTTATCATTTCACAATTTGCGTGTTGGTGGCACAATTTTAGATTTAGAATTTGAACGAGTTGGTACTACTACTGCTTGTCGAGTTGCTAAAAAACGCGGTAATTTGCGCGTTGTGATTGAAGCATAAATCTCGTCTGAATCAGGATTTAAGTAGGTTGGCGTTAAAAATTGTCGTTGGGATAAGGCAGGGTGCAGGGTGCAGGGGGAAAAGGGTTTTAGCCTTATTTACTTTTCTTTACACAGTTTGGTTTTATTCTGCCCACCTACTTACAAGATTTGAGGATTTGCAGGATGGTTAGAAAATACATAATCAATAATTATGTTAATTTTTCATCCTCTTAATCCTTTCATCTTATTAATCCTGTTTCTCACATTTAATGATTTACTTACAGGATGAGTAAAAAAATATTGTCAATCTTAATCCTGTTAATCCTTTAATCCTGGACATCCTGATATGGCTACGCCACGCTACGCCACGCCACGCCACGCTACGCCACGCTACGCCACGCTACGCCACGCTACGCCACGCTACGCTATCAGACAAAATAAATCATCAATCATCTTTTTAATAATTATATAAACCCAAAAATAAGGGGTAAAGCACATTGCTAAACCCCTACACTCTTAAACAATCACGAATTATAATAATTACAAATTAGGCTCCTTCTGGACGATCAATTTTCTGACCAGGAGAAGATTCATAAAGAGCATCCAATTGTTCCCGTGCATCTTCAACATTAATAGAACGCATGACTAACAGAGGTTCTTTAATCATATTACCTGCACTGTCTAACAATTCAGGATGGGGTGCATACTGCTTTCTAGCTGCATAATAACCAAAGCCACCTGGTGATGATTGGTTAGTTGGATAAGTTCGTTCCCTATCAAAACTGAACATGATCAGATTACGAATTAAATTACCAACAGCTATAAATGCTAGAACTGTGAAAGCTAAAATGTAGAGTAGGTGTAGCATCGAATTATCCTCCAGGGCAACAAGTTTTAAAGCTTTATATCGTAGTGATTAACTTTCGCTCAATCATTTATGATGATGAGGAATGTTAAATTATCTATTTGTGATGTGATATTTTGTAATCCTATTAAGATTACGGTAACATGGGCTACATTATTTTTTTATGAAAATAATGTTAAGGTTTCTTTCTTATCATTGCAACTTATACACAGTTTCGTTACACAGAAAGTCACAGTTATTTTGACTGACGATAGCGCATCCCCACATTCCAACATTCGCTTACCAATTGATGCCAAGGCATTACAGTTGCCATATCAATCCCGACTTGTTCATCAGTTGCAGCAAATAACATCTTTGCTGTGCTAAGTTCTGCTTGCGCTTGTTTAACTCGCTGTAACAAGTCAAATTGCTCTTCATCACTCATAAATTGGATTTTCTCATTTTCCAGTAGTTCAAGCGATTGCTCAAACCAATATTGAAAATCCTCTAACAATGGCTCCAAGACTGATTTGAGCAATTCAGTACTCGGTGGATTCGAGTCTCCCATATATGAAAAGCATATTTCCTAATTTCTTTTTAATATTAACGTTATTTACGAATCTTAACAATTAATTCATAATTTTCCATCAATATGGCCAAGAAGAGAAGAAATCTGTAACTTGAGATACTATACACAATTATATAAATTTGGCAATAGGCTTGCAAAGCTCTCTGGGAGTAAGCGGACATATGTCTAAAGGAATAAATCAACCACACAGAAAAATCATCTATCTAAAATTTTTCTGCGTTAATCAGCGCACAGAATTCTGCTCCCAGACTTTTGTAAACAGCCTGTGGTTGGGCTAAATTAGGAGAAACCATAGCCAGTGGACTATCATCTTGTAAAGATATTTTTTGTCAACTTTATTTTTAATCACTTCGCCAAAAGTTTAACAGCCGATGTCGCCAAATCAAGAAACCCAACCAGCCGAAAAAATCTATTTACCCCGCACCAGTGAATCAGAAACATTAAAAAAGATTCGCCACACAGCTTCCCATATCATGGCAATGGCAGTACAAAAGCTGTTTCCCAAGGCGCAAGTCACAATTGGCCCCTGGATTGAAAATGGGTTTTATTATGACTTTGATAGTCCAGAACCCTTCAGCGACAAAGATTTGAAAGCCATTCAAAAAGAAATGGTGAAAATAATTAATCGCAAATTGCCATTAATTCGGGAAGAAGTCAGCCGCGAAGAAGCCCAAAGCCGCATTGAAGCGATTAAAGAACCTTATAAACTGGAAATTCTTGGAGATATCAAACAAGAACCGATCACAATTTACCATTTAGGAGATCAATGGTGGGATTTGTGCGCCGGTCCTCATTTGGAAAATACCAGTGAAATCAACCCCAAAGCTCTAGAATTAGAAAGCGTCGCTGGTGCTTATTGGCGTGGAGATGAAACCAAAGCCCAATTACAGCGCATTTACGCCACAGCTTGGGAAACTCCCGAACAACTAGCAGAGTACAAACGCCGCAAACAAGAAGCTTTACGCCGCGACCATCGTAAACTGGGTAAAGAACTAGGATTATTTATCTTTTCCGATTTAGTCGGTCCTGGTTTACCTTTGTGGACTCCGAAAGGAACTTTGTTAAGGACGATTTTAGAAGACTTCCTCAAAAAAGAACAATTAAAACGAGGTTATTTACCTGTAGTTACTCCTCATATTGCCAGAGTTGATTTATTTAAAACATCTGGACACTGGCAAAAATACAAAGAAGATATGTTTCCTTTAATGGCTGAAGATGAGGAAGCAAAAGCGCTAGAACAGGGTTTTGCCCTTAAACCAATGAACTGCCCTTTCCATATCCAAATATACAAGAGTGAATTACGCTCTTATCGGGAATTACCGATGCGTTTGGCGGAATTTGGTACAGTTTACCGTTATGAACAATCGGGAGAATTGGGTGGTTTAACCAGAGTGCGCGGTTTTACTGTTGATGATTCTCATTTATTCGTTACTCCCGAACAGCTAGACAGTGAATTTCTGAATGTTGTAGATTTGATTTTGTCGGTGTTTGGAAGTCTGCAACTGAAGAATTTTAAAGCCAGACTCAGTTTCCGAGATCCTGCTAGTGATAAGTATATTGGTTCTGATGAAGCTTGGGATAAAGCCGAAGGTGCGATTCGTCGCGCTGTGGAACAATTGGGAATGGATTATTTTGAAGGGATTGGGGAAGCGGCTTTCTATGGACCGAAGCTTGATTTTATCTTCAGTGATGCTTTGGAACGGGAATGGCAATTGGGAACTGTGCAGGTAGATTATAATTTACCCGAACGGTTTGATTTAGAATACGTGGCTGAAGATGGTTCCCGCAAACGTCCAGTCATGATTCACCGCGCACCGTTTGGTTCTTTGGAACGGTTAATTGGGATTTTGATTGAAGAGTACGCAGGTGATTTTCCCTTGTGGTTAGCACCTGTGCAAATCAGGTTATTACCTGTAAGTGATCTTCAGTTAGATTTTACCAAAGAGGTAGTAGGGAAGATGGTTGCGTTGGGTATTCGTGCGGAAGTGGATACGAGTGGCGATCGCTTGGGTAAGTTGATTCGCAACGCCGAAAAGGATAAAATACCTGTAATGGCGGTGGTTGGTGCCAAGGAAGTGGAAACCAACAGCTTGAGTATCCGCACCCGTGCTTCTGGGGAATTGGGTGCGATAACGGTAGATGAGGTTGTGGATAAAATGCAGGAAGCGATTACTAACTTTAGCAACTTCTAAAAAAAGTAGGCTGGGGTAATTCCCAGCCCCAAAATAAACTCACTCAAAATCAAATTATGAGTACCACAAAAGATAAAATATAATCTCTTTTACAGCCACTGCCAGATGATTGTTCAATTGCAAAACACCCAATAAATACGCCATAATAAAAGTATCTATAGACTCAAATAGTAATTAATTATGAAAAAAATAGAACTGGAACTAGATCAAGAAACTTATGACAAAATACAACAACTAACCCAAACTCATCATTGTCAACTCTCAGACCTAATTAAAGCAATGATTGAGCAACTGACTCAACCAGAAATTCTCAACGATTCATTTATTGGCAAATGGTCGAATGATGCAGAGTTAGTAGATCAACTAATTGAAGATATGTTACAACATAGAATCTAAGAAATGCTACTTCGACAGTGAAAAATAAAACTTTAATTGATACAGATATTTTTTCGGAAATTCGTAAAGGTAAAAATCCCCAAGTCATAGCTAAAGCTATTGCCTATAAAACCGTCTTTAAACATTATACTATCTCTGTAATTACAGTTACTGAAATCATAAAAGGATGGAGAAAATTAAACCGGAATGACCGAATTCAGGAGTTTTTAATAGATTTACCGCAAATGGAAATCTTACCTTTAGAACAAAAAAGTGCTGAATTATCTGGACTGATTCATGCTGATTTAGAAAAAACTGGACAACCGATAGGATTAGCAGATGTATTAATTGCCTCAATTGCCATAGAAAATAATTTAATTTTAGTTACAGGAAATTCTAAACATTATCAAAAAATTCAATCATTAGGTTATCCTTTACAATTAGACAATTGGAGAGATTAATACGAATTTATACTCAGCAAAATTCCAAACAAAATTTTTCACTCAAAAGCACATCAACATTCAGGCTAAACTT contains the following coding sequences:
- a CDS encoding ATP-binding cassette domain-containing protein, translating into MSTTSKITVEFRNVSFEINHRPLLHNLNLNIYQGEALILLGRSGSGKTTTLKLINHLLLPTKGEVLVSDHPTTKWDAIKLRRRIGYVIQETGLFPHFTIAENIGIVPSLEKWPPQKIQNRVYEMLNLVGLEPEKFAQRYPHQLSGGQRQRVGVARALAADPPILLMDEPFGALDPITRLELQQQFRYLQQQLGKTVIFVTHDIQEAFFLASRIGLMYEGNLVVLGTRKEFIQSQHPEAQAFLACLNTANNWEHNN
- a CDS encoding DUF2973 domain-containing protein: MLHLLYILAFTVLAFIAVGNLIRNLIMFSFDRERTYPTNQSSPGGFGYYAARKQYAPHPELLDSAGNMIKEPLLVMRSINVEDAREQLDALYESSPGQKIDRPEGA
- a CDS encoding DUF427 domain-containing protein, producing the protein MRPNPIPPQPGQESVWDYPRPAILEDTDKHLKVICNDIVLAETTRGKRVLETSHPPTYYFPPEDIKLEYLIETPKKNLCEWKGAYQYYDIKIGDKLLKYAAWRYFAPTPNFLPMQEYYGFIAALMDACYVNDELVKPQSGDFYGGWITADIVGPFKGEPGTWGW
- a CDS encoding DUF2605 domain-containing protein translates to MGDSNPPSTELLKSVLEPLLEDFQYWFEQSLELLENEKIQFMSDEEQFDLLQRVKQAQAELSTAKMLFAATDEQVGIDMATVMPWHQLVSECWNVGMRYRQSK
- a CDS encoding glycine betaine ABC transporter substrate-binding protein; amino-acid sequence: MFLFQYAPEIILRSGEHLILVAIAMTIAISIGLPVGIFITRQPKLASPILGLANAVQTIPSLAIFGFLISVPFLGGIGKTPAIFALTLYALLPIIRNTCIGINSINPAIKEAGVGMGMTDQQLLLQVEIPLALPVILAGVRVATVISVGIATIAAAIGGGGLGIFIFRGISTVNNELILAGAVPAAFIALSADFGLGFLEKTLTKQTANKGKFNRNIGIILGIIGLIIVGLITFNYQQTPATISIGSKNFTEQVILGELLAQQIENHTKLKVDRRFNLGGTFIAHEAVKAGKIAGYVEYTGTAFTAILKEKPINNPEIVYEKVKEYYDQELKLAVMKPLGFENTYALTIRGEDAKKWQVKTLSDIAKYTSQMQAGFGYEFIVREDGYPGLAKTYNFNFTKPPQQMELGLMYKSLVEKKVDIIAANSTDGLIPFLKLVILKDDKKYFPPYQAVPIFNQEILQKYPEIIDTINQLGGKISTTDIQKINYQVDNQSQPVEKVVSEWLKSQQL
- a CDS encoding amylo-alpha-1,6-glucosidase — its product is MTPDTLITPETIVIDGRTFTPADQKEISEWPCVVSQRPQPTITVKDDDLFLVTDTIGNISGCYLYGSTPSMGMFCRDTRFLSRLELQIEGRSPILLSSNADKGFALSVLCTNPDLENRFKADTVGLRREIVLNGALFEEIEVANYNTTSVSFELSLSFDADFVDLFEVRGHHRQKQGRLLHLNEPISDGIVASLTQTQAHKEESLTLAYQGLDGSIMESLIQFQHLQPNHFHGYTAVWRLELAAHETQKLGYRLNMFTDKQPSSTISPAATLAQAKAAELMEEQNWLHQITRISSDKSIFNRVISRAEQDIYLLLQSFGKHKTVSAGVPWFSTLFGRDSIITASQTLMLNSQIAKETLILLAKYQGKIEDDWREEEPGKILHELRLGEMARCQEIPHTPYYGTVDATPLWLMLYAEYYSWTHDQETLEALWPNALAAMDWIDKQLQETGYLSYNRKSKGGLVNQGWKDSGDCIVNRKGELATGSIALCEVQAYVYAAKNRLAEIAKIQQRPDLAELWQIEARKLRAKFNQDFWLEDEDFCALALDGEGKPVDSITSNPGHCLNLGIFTAAKAYSVAERLRAGDMFNGWGIRTLSSLSPAYNPMGYHTGSVWPHDNSMIAMGLRSLGLIDQALELFQGLFNMTSYQSYQRPPELFCGYEMNGDNAPVQYPVACTPQAWATGSIFQLLQMMVNLVPDAQNNCLRIIDPALPESINRLSFHNLRVGGTILDLEFERVGTTTACRVAKKRGNLRVVIEA